The sequence below is a genomic window from Mycobacteroides abscessus ATCC 19977.
GATCGTGTTCAGCGGTGGCCTGATCCCGGTGACCGGACGTGCCGGGCTGGAACAGCTTTCGTTCCTGTTCCCGTCGCGCTGGGGATTCGCGGCCACGGCCGCCACCTGCGACTTGCGCAAGCTGGTACCGGTGGGACCGCAGGACGAGTTGTGGAACCACGACGCGGGAACCTGGCTGTTCGATATGGGCATCCTGGGGCTGCTCTCGCTGGTGATGGCCGGGTTCGTACGCTGGCGCATCCGCCTGAAGGGCTGAGCGTCGCCGGGGCATCTAGCCCCCGTGCACGTCCAATCCGTGCGCGGCGGCGAACGCGATGGCCTGGGGCAGATCGACTTTGGCGGTGATCAGGGCCGCGGTGGTCCACAGCGTCGGGTCGATGCGCGCACCACGCAGATCGGCCCCGTCGAGTTTGAGGTTCTGGGTGCGGGCACCGGTGAAGTCGGCGCCATGCAGGTTTGCCTTGCGCATATCGGCGCCCACCAGGTTGGCCTCACGGAAACGGCAGTCCGACAGATCCATCTCGCGCAGATCGAGCCCAGCGAGCGAAGACAGCGTGAAGTCGGTTTCGGTGAACTTCGACGGCCGCACCCGACAATCGGTGAACGTGGAGCCCAGCAGGCTGCATTGCCGGAACTCCGAATGCCATAGCGAGGTGCGCCGGAAGGTGCAGTTCCGGAAGGCCGAGCCGACGTGCAGCGACTCGGTGAGATTGGCTCCGCTGAAATCGCATTCCGTGAAAACCACACGCTCGGTGTGCAGTTCGCGAAAGTCCTCGTCGTAGAAGGTCTCTGCGGTGATCTCACGATCTGTCCAGTGCTCGGCCATGACTGCCATCATGCCGGTCGGGTCCGACGAGCGGCCACGCCGCCGCAGGTGCCGCTCGATCAGGCCGTGTCATGGGCGGGCTGATGCAGCCCGAACCGCACACCCTGGTCGTCTCTGCAGAATGTGAACCTGCCAAAGCCAGGCTCCTCCGGCCCGGGGTCCTCGGCTTCGCCGCCGAGTTCGCGGACGGTCATGACTGCGGCGTCAATGTCCGCAACGCCGAAAAACACGTCGATCCGGCGGTCCTCGTCATCGTTGTGCAGACCGCCTCGCGCCCCTTCTGTTTCAAGCCAGGCCTGTCCGGATTCACCCATCGCATGCGGTTTCCAGCCGAAGAGCCGCACATAGAACTTCTGAGCGCGTAGCGCATCAGGCACGCCGATCTCGAAATACGTCGGTTCACCAGCCATCGTGGGGTTTCCTTCTCGATTGGATTCACAGGACAGTGCCGACGCTAGGCCCGCCGTCCACGCCCGTCTTGTACAAATGTTCGCCGTCGGCCGGTATCCGGTATCCCATCAGGTCTTCATGCCGCAGTGCGGCCCATTGCCGCGGCGAACACCCGGCGAGCACCCGGAAGTCTCTATTGAAATGCGCCTGGTCAAAGTATCCGCAAGCCAAGGCAATCGAGGAGAGCGAGCGGTGGCCCGGCTGGTTGAGCAACGTCATCGCACGATTGAAGCGAAGTACACGTGCGGCCGCTTTGGGCGTCAGACCGACTTGGCTGCGGAAACGCTGCGCCAATCGAGCACGGCTCCAACCAATCTCGTTCAGTATCTCGCCGATCCCCGCAGTTCCACCGGTGCGATTCAGTCGATGCCAGGCGAATTCGACCTCGGCGTCTGCTTCAGGACCTTCGGCCGCAGCACGCATGAACACCGAATCAAGCAAGTCGAAACGGCGCACCCAGTTGGGCTCAGCGGCAAGGCGTTCGGGCAGGTACCGGGCTTTCTTCCCGAACAATTCCTCAAGACTCACCACACGATTGCTCACTGCGTCCATCGCCAGCCCGGATACCCGGTGTAACCCGAGCGGCGTCAACCGCACCTCAATGCAGTGTTGCGCACCTGAATGCACGGTCGAGGACGGTCCCTGGCTGACACCCGCGACGAATGCCTGCCATATTCGTGGCGACGCGTGATCGGCCACGTCGGCAACGAGCAGCGGGGCATCGAGCTCGACGACAAGCACGGGCGCCACACCGGCAACCTCGCTGCGTTCGACAGGCCGGTGGGCGCGCTCCCGAAGTTCGGTATATCCGTGAGCGATACCGGACAGCGTGACATCGGCAGCCGCGGACACCGCCCGCCAGCTGGCATCGGCCGTGGTTCGGCCCTCGTACCGTGCCGGACTGCGCATGGTTCCATCGTGCCTCGGGTCACGCCGTTACGAGCAGGGATACTGTCACCGTGTTTCACATCCTTTTCCACGAACCCCGCATCGCCCCCAATACCGGGAACGCGATCCGGATGGTGGCGGGCACCGGGTGCGAGCTGCATCTGGTGCAGCCACTGTTCGACCTGTCCGAGGCCAAGGTGCGGCGTGCCGGTCTGGATTATCACGACATGGCGTCGGTGACGGTTCACGAAAACCTTTCCGCCGCGTGGAAAACACTGAAACCACAACGGGTATACGCCTTCACCGCACATGCCAGCGTCACGTATACCGATATCGCGTACCAGCCGGGCGATGTGCTGCTGTTCGGCCCGGAGCCCACCGGTCTGGATGCGGAGGTGCTCGCCGATCCACACATCACCGAGAAGGTGCGCATCCCGCTACTGCCCGGGCGCAGATCACTCAATCTGTCCAATGCCGCCGCCATCGCCGCGTACGAGGCCTGGCGACAACACGACTTTGCGGGCAGCGTCTAACGAAAGTCTCTCGAGGTGGAACGGATCTGAAGGTCCAGCGGTCGCAGCTGATCGGCCACCACGGAAACCGCGCCACTGGCGTTCTGCACCTGACCGCGGATGATCAATGCCCGTGCCGTGACTGCCAGCTTGCGATACCTTGCCCACAGACCCACCGAACACACCACGTTCACCATGCCTGTCTCGTCCTCGAGATTGATAAAGGTAACCCCGGCCGCCGTGGCCGGGCGCTGACGATGGGTGACTGCACCCGCCACCAGCACGCGTGACCCGTCAGGCACCCCGAAAAGCCCCTTAGCCGGGACCACCCCCATCGCATCGAGGCGCGCACGCAGGAATTGCGTGGGATAACTGTCCGGTGAAACACCGGTGGCCCACACGTCGGCTGCCGCCCGCGTCACCTCACCCATCTCCGGAAGCGCGGGGATGCGCGAAGACACCCCGACACCAGGCAGCCGGTCGGGCCGCTGGGCGGCGGCAGCACCCGCCACCCAGAGCGCCTCTCGCCGGGACATGTCGAAGCAGCCCAACGCACCCCCGGTGGCCAGGGCCTCGACCTGCGCTGTGGTCAACTGGATACGTCCGGTCAGATCGAGCAGAGAGACGAACGGGCCGCGCACTTTTCGTTCCTCGACGATGGCCTGCGCCAAGTCATCTCCGATGTGGC
It includes:
- a CDS encoding tRNA (cytidine(34)-2'-O)-methyltransferase, whose translation is MFHILFHEPRIAPNTGNAIRMVAGTGCELHLVQPLFDLSEAKVRRAGLDYHDMASVTVHENLSAAWKTLKPQRVYAFTAHASVTYTDIAYQPGDVLLFGPEPTGLDAEVLADPHITEKVRIPLLPGRRSLNLSNAAAIAAYEAWRQHDFAGSV
- a CDS encoding VOC family protein is translated as MAGEPTYFEIGVPDALRAQKFYVRLFGWKPHAMGESGQAWLETEGARGGLHNDDEDRRIDVFFGVADIDAAVMTVRELGGEAEDPGPEEPGFGRFTFCRDDQGVRFGLHQPAHDTA
- a CDS encoding pentapeptide repeat-containing protein, whose protein sequence is MAEHWTDREITAETFYDEDFRELHTERVVFTECDFSGANLTESLHVGSAFRNCTFRRTSLWHSEFRQCSLLGSTFTDCRVRPSKFTETDFTLSSLAGLDLREMDLSDCRFREANLVGADMRKANLHGADFTGARTQNLKLDGADLRGARIDPTLWTTAALITAKVDLPQAIAFAAAHGLDVHGG
- a CDS encoding helix-turn-helix domain-containing protein; translated protein: MRSPARYEGRTTADASWRAVSAAADVTLSGIAHGYTELRERAHRPVERSEVAGVAPVLVVELDAPLLVADVADHASPRIWQAFVAGVSQGPSSTVHSGAQHCIEVRLTPLGLHRVSGLAMDAVSNRVVSLEELFGKKARYLPERLAAEPNWVRRFDLLDSVFMRAAAEGPEADAEVEFAWHRLNRTGGTAGIGEILNEIGWSRARLAQRFRSQVGLTPKAAARVLRFNRAMTLLNQPGHRSLSSIALACGYFDQAHFNRDFRVLAGCSPRQWAALRHEDLMGYRIPADGEHLYKTGVDGGPSVGTVL